One window from the genome of Myxococcus fulvus encodes:
- a CDS encoding TetR/AcrR family transcriptional regulator: MRAGRPRDEGVRRAILVAAQELVLERGYAAVTMGDVAKRAGAGKQTLYRWWPGKGALVLDAFSEWVSQAPRLRGPRRPSLSSTLVELCRGASEAAPVLRALMAEAQFDEDLHRRLLAQLVRPRGDELRACLVDRRPADRELVVNVLSGLVWQRLMLNEPLDARFVRFALRVVERI, from the coding sequence ATGCGAGCGGGCCGACCGAGGGACGAGGGCGTGCGCCGGGCCATCCTGGTGGCGGCGCAGGAGCTGGTGCTGGAGCGGGGCTATGCGGCCGTCACCATGGGGGACGTGGCGAAGCGGGCCGGTGCGGGGAAGCAGACCCTCTACCGCTGGTGGCCCGGCAAGGGGGCGCTGGTGCTGGACGCGTTCTCGGAGTGGGTGAGCCAGGCGCCCAGGCTGCGCGGCCCTCGCAGGCCCTCCCTGTCCTCCACGCTGGTGGAGCTGTGCCGGGGCGCCTCGGAGGCGGCGCCGGTGCTGCGCGCGCTGATGGCGGAGGCGCAGTTCGACGAGGACCTCCACCGGCGGCTCCTCGCCCAGCTCGTGCGGCCGCGCGGCGACGAGCTCCGGGCCTGCCTCGTCGACCGGCGGCCAGCGGACCGGGAGCTGGTGGTCAACGTGCTCTCCGGGCTGGTGTGGCAGCGGCTGATGCTCAACGAGCCGCTCGACGCGCGCTTCGTGCGCTTCGCCCTGCGGGTGGTGGAGCGCATCTGA
- a CDS encoding deoxyhypusine synthase family protein, whose product MSTSELPVLEFILANYKNFNARATRDSLLSYWDHVSTGGRMFWSVAGAMSSAQLGITLAPAIRSGLIHGLSVTGANLEESLFRLVAHAAYKDFPEYRYFTKQDDTKILEQRMRRVTDTSIPEDEAFRAVEKFIVPMWKTATEKGQRRFWHEYFYEVIQMLDPSAYEGDPEACWLLEAARRKLPIVVPGYEDSTFGNIFASYVKSGECSASIVKSGIEYMADFYDRYEELSAGQGVGFFQIGGGIAGDFPICVVPSIKYDLQKPVKPWAYFCQISDSTTSYGSYSGATPNEKITWDKLTETTPMFVIESDATIVVPLMLRALLECQGNPKAAGALIAKHRG is encoded by the coding sequence ATGTCGACGTCCGAACTGCCCGTCCTCGAGTTCATCCTCGCGAACTACAAGAACTTCAACGCGCGGGCGACGCGCGACTCGCTCTTGTCCTACTGGGACCACGTCTCCACGGGTGGCCGGATGTTCTGGAGCGTCGCGGGCGCGATGTCGTCGGCGCAGCTGGGCATCACCCTGGCGCCCGCCATCCGCTCGGGCCTGATTCACGGCCTGTCCGTCACGGGCGCGAACCTGGAGGAGTCGCTCTTCCGGCTCGTCGCGCACGCCGCGTACAAGGACTTCCCGGAGTACCGCTACTTCACCAAGCAGGACGACACCAAGATCCTCGAGCAGCGGATGCGCCGGGTGACGGACACGAGCATCCCGGAGGACGAGGCGTTCCGCGCGGTGGAGAAGTTCATCGTCCCGATGTGGAAGACGGCGACGGAGAAGGGCCAGCGCCGCTTCTGGCACGAGTACTTCTACGAGGTCATCCAGATGCTGGACCCCTCGGCGTACGAGGGTGACCCGGAGGCCTGCTGGCTGCTCGAGGCGGCGCGGCGCAAGCTGCCCATCGTGGTCCCCGGCTACGAGGACTCGACGTTCGGCAACATCTTCGCGTCCTACGTGAAGTCGGGCGAGTGCAGCGCGAGCATCGTCAAGTCCGGCATCGAGTACATGGCGGACTTCTATGACCGCTACGAGGAGCTGTCCGCGGGCCAGGGCGTGGGCTTCTTCCAGATTGGCGGCGGCATCGCCGGTGACTTCCCCATCTGCGTCGTCCCGTCCATCAAGTACGACCTGCAGAAGCCCGTGAAGCCGTGGGCGTACTTCTGCCAGATCAGCGACTCGACGACGTCCTACGGCTCGTACTCGGGCGCGACGCCCAACGAGAAGATCACCTGGGACAAGCTGACGGAGACGACGCCGATGTTCGTCATCGAGTCGGACGCCACCATCGTCGTCCCGCTGATGCTGCGCGCGCTGCTGGAGTGCCAGGGCAACCCGAAGGCGGCGGGCGCCCTCATCGCGAAGCACCGCGGCTGA
- a CDS encoding lipocalin-like domain-containing protein, protein MLKDELVGTWKLLSMEYVQPDGRRNHPFGIHLLGCLMYDAHGNMSVQLMRKDRASFESPDPLASQPQETKAAMDGATFYFGTYSVDEETRVVSHAIEGSLFPNWQGVVQRRHAVVEAEKLSLRTEPMPFKGSHGVMVLTWRRLTGRAGTPGH, encoded by the coding sequence ATGCTCAAGGATGAACTGGTGGGGACGTGGAAGCTCTTGTCCATGGAGTACGTGCAGCCAGATGGCCGGCGCAATCACCCCTTCGGAATCCACCTGCTGGGCTGCTTGATGTACGACGCGCACGGGAACATGTCGGTCCAGCTCATGCGCAAGGACAGGGCCTCCTTCGAGTCCCCGGACCCGCTGGCCAGCCAGCCCCAGGAGACGAAGGCGGCGATGGACGGGGCCACCTTCTACTTCGGCACCTACTCCGTCGACGAGGAGACGCGCGTCGTGTCCCACGCCATCGAGGGGAGCCTCTTCCCGAACTGGCAGGGCGTGGTGCAGCGGCGGCATGCCGTCGTGGAGGCGGAGAAGCTCTCCCTTCGGACCGAGCCCATGCCTTTCAAGGGGAGCCACGGGGTGATGGTGCTGACCTGGCGCAGGCTGACCGGCCGGGCGGGCACGCCGGGCCACTGA
- a CDS encoding B12-binding domain-containing radical SAM protein, with amino-acid sequence MGGGRVLSPVLLVGAGLGEATCGILYLASYLRRGGIEAFVRLYDGDETQAEVIRSFEALVRRVRPKLVGISLKWFHHVDRALLIARTLRKIDPSIRVVVGGNSASYWWRELHAFDCIDHVVLGDGERPLLALCQGEDAPPNCVRRDPDGRARRLPLEYVQGATNTEDVFYSHFDEMFLSQLDLNSFSGWVAPGKGCGENCLYCGGARGNQKAAFGRAKPFLRSEESVRRDHQEIAGKTWQMRYDFAGSSAEFLGSTWAGVDLSGHCCTYFLWGVPRLELVEALSNTFERVYMVVDIGCFSEKQRLEQMGRGLLKPCAKDRELLELIEGCRRYKNLGVEISGIGGLPFASEATLVEELALVKRIIDQDCVVGYQRLESQPGALVTEHPARFDMVSEARTFNEFLDFFERREPGDVSVPMIRFRDAKLEAAVQRTSEQVDALAWKHRDARRNLDVNGRTRLVNTASSPRRFSLGDWLGSHRAPVKVAGEQVTVLRSVDGITLSCAPTVSPRRFSDPTLVQGDDGAILLAALAAFERPTTVSSAVSHLGSKARLDPHSAREVIDHLVEGRFLQPG; translated from the coding sequence ATGGGTGGTGGTCGTGTGCTCTCGCCAGTGCTCCTCGTCGGTGCCGGATTGGGGGAGGCCACGTGCGGCATCCTCTACCTGGCCAGCTACCTGCGACGCGGCGGCATCGAGGCCTTCGTGCGGCTGTACGACGGCGACGAGACCCAGGCCGAGGTCATCCGCTCGTTCGAGGCCCTGGTGCGTCGCGTGCGCCCCAAGCTGGTGGGCATCAGCCTCAAGTGGTTCCACCACGTCGACCGCGCGCTGCTCATCGCCCGGACGCTGCGGAAGATCGACCCGTCCATCCGCGTCGTCGTGGGCGGCAACTCCGCCTCCTACTGGTGGCGGGAGCTGCACGCGTTCGACTGCATCGACCACGTGGTGCTGGGGGACGGTGAGCGGCCGCTCCTGGCCCTGTGCCAGGGGGAGGACGCTCCGCCCAACTGCGTGAGGAGGGACCCGGATGGCCGTGCGCGCCGGTTGCCGCTCGAGTACGTGCAGGGCGCCACCAACACCGAGGACGTCTTCTACTCGCACTTCGACGAGATGTTCCTGAGCCAGCTCGACCTGAACTCCTTCTCCGGCTGGGTGGCGCCGGGCAAGGGGTGCGGCGAGAACTGCCTGTACTGCGGCGGCGCGCGTGGGAACCAGAAGGCCGCCTTCGGTCGGGCGAAGCCCTTCCTTCGCTCCGAGGAGAGCGTCCGGAGGGACCACCAGGAGATCGCCGGCAAGACGTGGCAGATGCGCTACGACTTCGCGGGGAGCTCGGCGGAGTTCCTGGGCAGCACCTGGGCGGGCGTGGACCTGTCCGGCCACTGCTGCACGTACTTCCTGTGGGGCGTGCCGCGCCTGGAGCTGGTCGAGGCGCTGTCGAACACCTTCGAGCGCGTCTACATGGTGGTGGACATCGGCTGCTTCTCCGAGAAGCAGCGCCTGGAGCAGATGGGCCGCGGGCTGCTCAAGCCCTGCGCGAAGGACCGGGAGCTGCTCGAGCTCATCGAGGGCTGCCGCCGCTACAAGAACCTGGGCGTCGAAATCTCCGGCATCGGCGGGCTGCCGTTCGCCAGCGAGGCCACGCTCGTCGAGGAGCTCGCGCTGGTCAAACGCATCATCGACCAGGACTGCGTGGTGGGCTACCAGCGGCTGGAGTCGCAGCCCGGAGCGCTCGTCACCGAGCACCCCGCGAGGTTCGACATGGTGAGCGAGGCGCGCACGTTCAACGAGTTCCTCGACTTCTTCGAGCGCCGTGAGCCGGGCGACGTGTCCGTCCCGATGATTCGCTTCCGCGACGCGAAGCTGGAGGCGGCGGTGCAGCGCACCTCCGAGCAGGTGGATGCGCTGGCGTGGAAGCACCGGGACGCGCGACGCAACCTGGACGTCAACGGGCGCACGCGGCTGGTCAACACCGCGTCCTCGCCCCGGCGCTTCTCGCTGGGGGACTGGCTGGGCAGCCACCGGGCTCCGGTGAAGGTCGCGGGTGAGCAGGTGACCGTCCTTCGCTCCGTCGACGGCATCACCTTGAGCTGCGCGCCCACCGTCAGCCCGCGCAGGTTCTCCGACCCCACGCTGGTCCAGGGCGACGACGGGGCCATCCTGCTGGCGGCCCTCGCCGCGTTCGAGCGCCCCACCACGGTGTCCAGCGCGGTGTCGCACCTGGGCAGCAAGGCCCGGCTGGACCCACACTCCGCCCGGGAGGTCATCGACCACCTGGTGGAGGGGCGCTTCCTCCAGCCGGGCTGA
- the nhaA gene encoding Na+/H+ antiporter NhaA, producing the protein MSTPVPPPPTSPPEAWEPLLRLVRLASRPLERFLRIQAASGILLLVAAAVALAWANSPWAESYTRLWHTPVGFRLGAFSFERSLEWVVNDGLMVIFFFVVGMEIRREVHHGELSEWRRAALPVAAALGGMLAPALLYLAFAGAPETRSGWGVPMATDIAFALGILTLLGQRVPPALRVLLLALAVIDDLGAIVVIALFYSSGVSLAGLLTAALGFVGVLAMQRLGVRSKWAYVAPALVAWAGIYAAGIHPTIAGVIVGLMTPVRAWLGPQGLLVDVRQELETLGQQSTGAHSHEDLSRVLRHVDLARREALSPAESLIESLHPWVAFGIMPVFALANAGVQLSGGTLGASAWSVATAVAVGLVVGKPVGVLLAIGATLRLRIGTLPAGLTARHLVVLGLVAGVGFTMALFIAQLAFTDASLLAGAKLGVLAASACAAILTLVLGRLLLPPVTVGNAARSADEAESSTEL; encoded by the coding sequence ATGTCGACCCCTGTCCCTCCTCCTCCCACGTCTCCGCCGGAGGCCTGGGAGCCCCTGCTCCGCCTCGTGCGTCTGGCGAGCCGCCCCCTGGAGCGCTTCCTGCGCATCCAGGCCGCGAGCGGAATCCTCCTGCTGGTCGCGGCCGCCGTCGCGCTCGCCTGGGCCAACTCCCCGTGGGCGGAGAGCTACACCCGCCTCTGGCACACGCCCGTCGGCTTCCGGCTCGGCGCGTTCAGCTTCGAGCGCTCGCTGGAGTGGGTCGTCAACGACGGGTTGATGGTCATCTTCTTCTTCGTCGTCGGCATGGAGATCCGCCGCGAGGTCCACCACGGCGAGCTGTCCGAGTGGCGTCGGGCCGCGCTCCCCGTCGCGGCGGCGCTCGGTGGGATGCTCGCGCCGGCCCTGCTCTACCTCGCCTTCGCGGGCGCCCCCGAGACGAGGAGCGGCTGGGGCGTCCCGATGGCGACCGACATCGCCTTCGCGCTCGGCATCCTGACGCTGCTCGGCCAGCGCGTTCCGCCCGCCCTGCGCGTGCTGCTCCTGGCCCTGGCCGTCATCGACGACCTGGGCGCCATCGTCGTCATCGCGCTCTTCTACTCCTCGGGTGTCTCGCTCGCCGGGCTGCTGACGGCCGCGCTCGGCTTCGTCGGCGTGCTCGCGATGCAGCGGCTGGGCGTGCGCTCGAAGTGGGCCTACGTCGCGCCCGCGCTCGTCGCGTGGGCGGGCATCTACGCCGCGGGCATCCACCCGACCATCGCCGGGGTCATCGTGGGCCTCATGACGCCCGTGCGCGCGTGGCTCGGCCCCCAGGGGCTGCTCGTCGACGTGCGCCAGGAGCTGGAGACGCTCGGGCAACAGTCCACGGGCGCGCACTCGCACGAGGACCTCTCGCGGGTGCTCCGGCACGTGGACCTCGCGCGGCGCGAGGCCCTGTCCCCCGCGGAGAGCCTCATCGAGTCGCTCCACCCCTGGGTGGCCTTCGGCATCATGCCGGTGTTCGCGCTCGCCAACGCGGGCGTCCAGCTGTCGGGCGGGACGCTCGGCGCCTCCGCCTGGAGCGTGGCGACGGCCGTCGCCGTGGGCCTCGTCGTCGGCAAGCCCGTGGGCGTGCTGCTCGCCATCGGCGCGACGCTCCGGCTGCGCATCGGCACGCTGCCCGCGGGCCTCACCGCGCGCCACCTCGTGGTGCTCGGCCTGGTCGCGGGCGTGGGCTTCACCATGGCGCTGTTCATCGCGCAGCTCGCCTTCACCGACGCGAGCCTGCTCGCGGGCGCGAAGCTGGGCGTCCTCGCCGCGAGCGCCTGCGCCGCGATTCTCACGCTGGTGCTCGGCCGGCTCCTGCTCCCGCCCGTCACCGTGGGCAACGCGGCGAGGAGCGCGGACGAGGCGGAGAGCTCCACCGAGCTGTGA
- a CDS encoding sigma-70 family RNA polymerase sigma factor translates to MGISAEFSATFERARSRLRAVAFRMLGSAEEADDAVQECWLRASRADTRAIANPDGWWTTVLGRVCLEMLRARQHRDETPADTELLEESFARDETPSLEDEAVRAESVGLALLVVLDTLGPAERIAFVLHDLFGLSFEDIATIVERSPVAAKKLASRARHRVRGKPLGSAAELAHRRQVIEAFLTASRAGDLEALLAVLAPDVVRRADAGALRPATPTEVRGARRVAEETLTNTGRARFARVALIDGTPGIVVAPRGRLRLVLEVDVAGDRVAAFNVISERAHLRRLRITVLAPGS, encoded by the coding sequence TTGGGAATTTCCGCTGAATTTTCCGCGACCTTCGAGCGCGCCCGGAGCCGTCTGCGCGCGGTGGCCTTCCGCATGCTCGGCAGCGCGGAGGAGGCCGATGACGCCGTGCAGGAGTGCTGGCTGCGCGCCAGCCGGGCCGACACGCGCGCCATCGCCAACCCCGATGGCTGGTGGACCACCGTCCTCGGTCGCGTGTGTCTGGAGATGCTGCGCGCGCGCCAGCACCGAGACGAGACGCCGGCGGACACGGAGCTGCTCGAGGAGTCCTTCGCCCGGGACGAGACACCGAGCCTGGAGGACGAGGCGGTGCGAGCCGAGTCCGTGGGGCTCGCGCTCCTGGTGGTGCTCGATACGTTGGGCCCCGCCGAGCGCATCGCCTTCGTGCTGCATGACCTGTTCGGCCTGTCCTTCGAGGACATCGCCACCATCGTGGAGCGCTCGCCCGTCGCAGCGAAGAAGCTGGCGAGCCGCGCGCGTCACCGTGTGCGGGGCAAGCCCCTGGGCTCCGCCGCGGAACTCGCCCATCGCCGTCAGGTCATCGAGGCGTTCCTCACGGCGTCACGCGCCGGTGACCTGGAGGCGCTCCTCGCGGTGCTGGCACCCGACGTCGTCCGGCGCGCGGACGCGGGAGCGCTGCGGCCCGCGACACCGACCGAGGTGCGCGGTGCCCGCCGCGTGGCCGAGGAGACCCTCACCAACACGGGCCGAGCGCGCTTCGCCCGGGTCGCGCTCATCGACGGCACGCCCGGCATCGTCGTCGCACCTCGCGGACGGCTGCGGCTGGTCCTCGAAGTCGACGTCGCGGGAGACCGCGTCGCCGCGTTCAACGTCATCAGCGAGCGCGCGCACCTACGACGGCTGCGCATCACCGTGCTCGCGCCTGGGTCCTGA
- a CDS encoding VOC family protein: MIDHTGIGVADVARSAAFYDAALGALGLRRVEQLTEDGQLVGVGYGITYPIFWIDRFHPHGVRQHTAFAARSRAEVEAFHAAAVRAGGIDNGAPGLRDTALGYPAGYYAAFVLDPDGNNMEAIYRER, translated from the coding sequence GTGATTGACCACACGGGAATCGGCGTCGCGGATGTCGCGCGCTCGGCCGCCTTCTACGACGCGGCGCTGGGAGCGCTCGGCCTGCGGAGGGTCGAACAACTCACGGAGGACGGGCAGCTCGTCGGCGTGGGCTATGGCATCACGTATCCCATCTTCTGGATCGACCGCTTCCACCCGCACGGCGTCCGCCAGCACACCGCCTTCGCGGCGCGCAGTCGCGCGGAGGTGGAGGCCTTCCACGCGGCGGCCGTGCGAGCGGGCGGCATCGACAACGGCGCGCCGGGGCTGCGCGACACCGCCCTGGGCTATCCCGCGGGCTACTACGCGGCGTTCGTGCTGGACCCCGATGGCAACAACATGGAAGCCATCTATCGGGAGCGTTGA
- a CDS encoding S1C family serine protease, with translation MSESVELRCLRCGAPDAGNVARCVCGASLRVDVVLRDAVADERARFALARAISQLGPPAPSFSEARSLLARAGAPLAHGVFRAFAEKLLAVLRAQGARAELRPFVEVAVISEEPPRGGRRALLLGVLLLAAVGVGVWVARSPRFARTRSDVLALASGEAAGGEKAAGPVALSTAEISRRAGPSTLTLRCGSKTGSGFFVEPELVLTNEHVVCPPGKMMTAVLADGRELLGETVASDVDLDLATVRVVGAKAAPLPLGDVTRLEPGDPLVFIGSPQGLDFTVHEGKVGYVGRHYLGTGYVQFNASVNPGNSGGPLLNGQGEVVGVVSMKIENSDGLGLALPIAYASKLVPVPTPPGSTERWTQLLERVARDEAREVQRFQMDTEQQVLLSVQRVDGLGLVVLVLERFDSPPTSLKRRMELEAEGKTCTLDLEFEDWRPLSQSLAAQEDSRRLRWFLSKGLTRGIHVGGARLPVETCALPATGTASLKAGQGSGENLERIEVSLKDVRDARETWNRNPTGIQRWERERFKQRLVGTQSREEEERWRTSFGKARARVARFEEERTRLRQDEASGKPVARRQQEVEAELKLASQQLSELERYATEKNVPAEWQR, from the coding sequence ATGTCGGAGTCGGTCGAGCTGAGGTGCCTCCGGTGTGGTGCGCCGGATGCGGGGAACGTGGCGCGATGTGTGTGCGGCGCCAGCCTCCGGGTCGATGTGGTGTTGCGGGACGCGGTGGCGGACGAGCGGGCGCGCTTCGCGCTGGCCCGGGCCATCTCGCAGCTGGGCCCGCCTGCTCCCTCGTTCTCCGAAGCCCGAAGCCTGCTCGCCAGGGCGGGCGCGCCGCTGGCCCACGGGGTCTTTCGCGCCTTCGCGGAGAAGCTCCTGGCGGTGCTTCGCGCCCAGGGTGCCCGCGCGGAGCTGCGCCCCTTCGTGGAGGTGGCGGTCATCTCCGAGGAGCCCCCGAGGGGAGGTCGCCGCGCGCTCCTCCTCGGGGTGTTGCTCCTGGCCGCCGTCGGCGTGGGCGTGTGGGTGGCCCGTTCCCCACGCTTCGCGCGGACGCGCTCGGACGTCCTCGCCCTCGCCTCGGGTGAAGCGGCTGGGGGCGAGAAGGCCGCTGGACCCGTGGCCCTCTCCACCGCGGAGATCTCCCGCCGCGCGGGGCCGAGCACCCTGACGCTGCGGTGTGGAAGCAAGACGGGCTCCGGCTTCTTCGTGGAGCCGGAGCTGGTGCTGACCAACGAGCACGTGGTGTGCCCGCCAGGCAAGATGATGACGGCGGTGCTCGCGGATGGGCGCGAGCTGCTCGGCGAGACGGTGGCCAGCGACGTGGACCTGGACCTCGCCACCGTCCGCGTCGTGGGCGCGAAGGCCGCGCCGCTGCCGTTGGGCGACGTCACGCGCCTGGAGCCTGGAGACCCGCTCGTCTTCATCGGCAGCCCCCAGGGGCTGGACTTCACCGTGCACGAGGGGAAGGTGGGCTACGTGGGTCGCCATTACCTGGGGACGGGCTACGTGCAGTTCAACGCCTCGGTGAACCCTGGCAACAGCGGTGGGCCGCTGCTGAATGGACAGGGCGAGGTGGTGGGCGTCGTCTCGATGAAGATCGAGAACTCGGACGGCCTGGGCCTGGCGCTGCCCATCGCCTACGCGAGCAAGCTCGTCCCGGTGCCCACCCCGCCGGGGTCCACGGAGCGCTGGACGCAGCTGCTCGAGCGCGTGGCTCGGGACGAGGCGCGCGAGGTGCAGCGCTTCCAGATGGACACCGAGCAGCAGGTGCTCCTCTCCGTGCAGCGCGTCGACGGGCTGGGGCTCGTGGTGCTGGTCCTCGAGCGGTTCGACTCGCCGCCCACGTCGCTCAAGCGCCGCATGGAGCTGGAGGCGGAGGGGAAGACGTGCACGTTGGACCTGGAGTTCGAGGACTGGCGGCCGCTGAGCCAGTCCCTGGCGGCGCAGGAGGACTCGCGGCGCCTGCGCTGGTTCCTCTCGAAGGGGCTCACCCGGGGCATCCACGTCGGAGGCGCGCGGCTGCCCGTGGAGACGTGCGCGCTGCCCGCGACGGGCACGGCTTCCCTGAAGGCGGGGCAGGGGAGTGGTGAGAACCTGGAGCGCATCGAGGTGTCGCTCAAGGACGTGCGGGACGCCCGCGAGACGTGGAACCGCAACCCCACGGGCATCCAGCGCTGGGAGCGCGAGCGCTTCAAGCAGCGGCTGGTCGGGACGCAGTCACGCGAGGAGGAGGAGCGGTGGCGCACGTCCTTCGGCAAGGCCCGGGCGCGCGTCGCCCGCTTCGAGGAGGAGCGCACGCGCCTGCGGCAGGACGAGGCCTCGGGCAAGCCCGTGGCCCGGCGCCAGCAGGAGGTGGAGGCGGAGCTGAAGCTGGCGAGCCAGCAGCTCTCCGAGCTGGAGCGCTACGCCACCGAGAAGAACGTGCCCGCGGAATGGCAGCGGTAG
- a CDS encoding nuclear transport factor 2 family protein, translating into MESPVEVVKAYFDAWTTKDEAKLRGTLAPEVSFVGALGTAEGAEACVKGLVNGMWKVSPRMRVLHRFVDGPEVLTWFEIHPYDGAPTPVANWCHVENGRITHIRVTFDPRSILEKR; encoded by the coding sequence GTGGAGAGTCCCGTGGAGGTGGTGAAGGCGTACTTCGATGCCTGGACGACGAAGGACGAGGCGAAGCTGCGTGGGACGCTCGCCCCCGAGGTGAGCTTCGTCGGCGCGCTCGGCACGGCGGAGGGCGCGGAGGCCTGCGTGAAGGGGCTCGTCAACGGCATGTGGAAGGTGTCCCCCCGCATGCGCGTGCTGCACCGCTTCGTGGACGGCCCGGAGGTCCTGACCTGGTTCGAGATTCATCCGTACGACGGGGCGCCCACGCCCGTGGCCAACTGGTGCCACGTGGAGAATGGACGCATCACCCACATCCGCGTCACGTTCGATCCCCGCTCGATTCTCGAGAAGCGTTGA
- a CDS encoding M48 family metallopeptidase, whose protein sequence is MATTSSASGVLRGYVLPALLLFALPVFGLWFTGYASNWFDERIRSAISQQVMQDRELDEVQRKEVLEVYSTFSAVDACMSTDEERAGFRASFGDGCTDAMQFGWAYRGALGLVLLGLASALIALLCGLAAFISRPIQYLSFVVGWNLLRIATALQVIGQGALAVWLSYWVTAVLTQRYSVKLILAVGVMAAAAAFMVVVAIFRRPPMDFEVEAEVVEESKAPELWAHVRKLCQRLQTPPPDHLLAGIDANFFVTESDIRVGERTLKGRTLFVSLALLRLLERREAEAVLAHEMGHLLGGDTGHGKRLAPMLARFGQYLEALHEGGLTRPVYYFMLSYRGLFELSLGRSRRTSELAADRLAASVTSGRDVAHSLVKVGAYANFRDRVEAALFNRDEQHQSVAIAQRVAHGFAEYAQSEALQGDLHGSVTPHPFDSHPPLSARLENVGVKLSPDDMGQMLVEPVTSSWAEAFEDADGIEARLWGAYESRFSKAHDVALAYRYAPSNDEERAHVERYFPPMTFEAKEEGHEVRLTFAEVHCEEWAAPVHLNEVTTATTEDRMFKKYLDLVLNGTGATRGKVSICLNKLKDSEALLAAFGHYLGRHRASKEHQQSAERDAA, encoded by the coding sequence ATGGCCACGACCTCTTCCGCCTCCGGTGTCCTGCGCGGTTATGTATTGCCCGCGCTTCTGTTGTTCGCCCTTCCCGTGTTCGGGCTCTGGTTCACGGGTTACGCCAGCAACTGGTTCGACGAGCGCATCCGCTCCGCCATCTCGCAGCAGGTGATGCAGGACCGCGAGCTCGACGAGGTCCAGCGCAAGGAGGTGTTGGAGGTGTACAGCACCTTCTCCGCGGTGGACGCGTGCATGAGCACGGACGAGGAGCGGGCGGGGTTTCGCGCGAGCTTCGGTGACGGGTGCACGGACGCGATGCAGTTCGGCTGGGCGTACCGCGGGGCGTTGGGGTTGGTGCTGCTGGGGCTCGCCTCCGCGTTGATTGCGCTGTTGTGCGGGCTGGCGGCGTTCATTTCCCGGCCCATCCAGTACCTGAGCTTCGTGGTGGGCTGGAACCTGCTGCGCATCGCGACCGCGCTCCAGGTCATCGGGCAGGGGGCGTTGGCGGTGTGGCTGTCGTACTGGGTGACGGCGGTGCTGACGCAGCGCTACTCGGTGAAGCTCATCCTGGCGGTGGGGGTGATGGCGGCGGCGGCGGCGTTCATGGTGGTGGTGGCCATCTTCCGTCGTCCGCCGATGGACTTCGAGGTGGAGGCGGAGGTCGTCGAGGAGTCGAAGGCGCCGGAGCTCTGGGCGCACGTGCGCAAGCTGTGTCAGCGGCTGCAGACGCCGCCGCCGGACCACCTGCTGGCGGGCATCGACGCGAACTTCTTCGTCACGGAGAGCGACATCCGCGTGGGAGAGCGGACGCTCAAGGGGCGCACGCTGTTCGTGAGCCTGGCGTTGCTGCGGTTGTTGGAGCGGCGCGAGGCGGAGGCGGTGCTGGCGCACGAGATGGGGCACCTGCTGGGCGGCGACACGGGCCACGGCAAGCGGCTGGCGCCGATGCTGGCGCGGTTCGGCCAGTACCTGGAGGCGCTGCACGAGGGTGGGCTGACCAGGCCGGTCTACTACTTCATGTTGTCCTACCGGGGGCTGTTCGAGCTGTCGTTGGGGCGCAGCCGCCGGACGAGCGAGCTGGCGGCGGACCGGCTCGCGGCGAGCGTCACGTCGGGGCGGGATGTGGCGCACTCGTTGGTGAAGGTGGGCGCGTACGCCAACTTCCGGGACCGCGTGGAGGCGGCGCTGTTCAACCGCGACGAGCAGCATCAGAGCGTGGCGATTGCTCAGCGGGTGGCGCATGGTTTCGCGGAGTACGCGCAGTCGGAGGCGCTGCAGGGGGACTTGCATGGCTCGGTGACGCCGCACCCGTTCGACTCGCATCCGCCGCTGTCGGCGCGGCTGGAGAACGTGGGGGTGAAGCTGTCGCCGGACGACATGGGGCAGATGCTGGTGGAGCCGGTGACATCGTCGTGGGCGGAGGCGTTCGAGGACGCGGACGGTATCGAGGCGCGGCTGTGGGGGGCGTACGAGTCGCGCTTCTCGAAGGCGCATGACGTGGCGTTGGCGTACCGGTACGCGCCGTCCAACGACGAGGAGCGGGCGCACGTGGAGCGGTACTTCCCGCCGATGACGTTCGAGGCCAAGGAGGAGGGCCACGAGGTCCGGCTGACCTTCGCGGAAGTGCACTGCGAGGAGTGGGCGGCGCCGGTGCACCTGAACGAGGTGACGACGGCGACCACCGAGGACCGCATGTTCAAGAAGTACCTGGACCTGGTCCTGAACGGGACGGGGGCCACGCGGGGCAAGGTGTCCATCTGCTTGAACAAGCTGAAGGACTCGGAGGCCCTGCTCGCCGCGTTCGGCCACTACCTGGGCCGCCACCGCGCCAGCAAGGAGCACCAACAGAGCGCCGAGCGCGACGCGGCGTGA